A window of Candidatus Polarisedimenticolia bacterium genomic DNA:
CATCTCGATCGTCTCGCTCTCGGCCGCCTGGGTCGCGTGGCGGGGCTCGGCGGGGGTCAGCGGCACGAAGCGCACGTGGCGCTCGCGCGGCGCCTGGCGTCCGGCGAAGCGGCCCGGCAGTCCGGGCAGTGACTCGAAGCCTTTCAGGGAGGCGAGTATCTCGGTGTTCCGGTCGAGGACGACGCCGTCCTCGGGGAGCACGCCAAGATGCTGCAGGGCGGGCAGCGCGATGCGCGCGAAGGCGGGCGCGGCAATCTCGCCGCCGTGGAAGCCGCCGTGCGGCTCGTCCACCACCACCAGGATCGCCAGCGCCGGATCGCGGCTGGGGACGAACCCGGAGAACGAAGCGACGTAGCGGCCGCGCGAGTAGTGCCCCGATTCGTCGATCTTCTGCGCCGTTCCGGTCTTTCCGGCGACGGTGTATCCGGGAATGGCGGCCGCCTTGCCGGTGCCGTCGGTGACGACCTTCTCAAGGATGGCGGTCAAGGCCGCGGCGTTGCCGGGGGACAGGACGCGCCGGCCCGGATCGGCCGAGCGGGTCGGCCGGCTCAGCGATCCGTCCTCGCCGATCATCCCCGCGACGATCCAGGGGCGGTGCAGGATGCCGCCGCCGGCGACGGCCGCCATGGCGGTCACCGACTGAAGCGGCGTCACCCCGACCTCCTGGCCGATCGCGAGCGAAGCCTGCGACAGCCCCGACCACTCGGAGGGAGGACGGAGGATTCCCTTCACCTCGCCGGGCAGGTCGATGCCGGTGGTCGCGCCGAAGCCGAAATCGGTGATGTGATGGTAGAAGACGGTGCCCGGCATCATGGCGGCCAGCTTGATGGACCCGACATTGCTCGATTTCTCGACGATCTGGGCCACCGACAGGTAGTCGAAGGGGAGGCGGTCCTCCTTGATGGTGAACTTGCCGATCTTGATGGCGCCGTGCTCGCAGTAGATCACGGTGGAAGGAGTGACCTTCTTCTCCTCCAGCGCCGCCCCGGCGGTGACGATCTTGAAGGTCGATCCCGGCTCGTAGATGGCGCCGATGGCGCGGTTCATCCGCGCGTCGTCGCCGGCGTCGCCGTAAGCGTTGGGATCGAAGGTGGGGCGGTTGGCGAGCGCCAGGATCTCGCCGGTGGAGGGGCGCATGACGATGGCCGTGCCGCCGCGCGCCTGGTGCTCGCGCACCGTGTCGTCCAGCTCGCGCTCGGCCAGATGCTGGATCACCTCGTCGATCGACAGCACCACCGCCTTGCCGGAGGTCGGCGGCTGCTCGCTCTTTCCCAGGGCGCGCCGGCCGCGCCCGTCGCGCAGCGCCACCAGGAAGCCGGGTTTGCCGCGCACGTCGGAGTCGAGCGAGTACTCCAGGCCGTTCAATCCCTGGTTGTCGACGCCGGCATAGCCCAGGATGTGGGCTGCGAGCGATCCCTTGGGATAGAAGCGCTTGCTCTCGCGCACGAAGTAGATGCCCTTCAGATGCAGCTTCTCGACCGCCTTGCGCTGCGCCGGGGTGATCTTCCGCTGCACCCAGACGAAGCGGCGGCCGCTCTTGAGCTTGCCCTTCAGATCCTCGGCGTGCACTTCCAGGACCGAGGCGAGACGGCGGGCGGCGAGGGTGGGATTCTCGACCTCGGTCGGATCGGCATAGACCGAGTCGACGTCGATCGACAGGGCCAGCTCCCGGCCGTTGCGGTCGTAGATCGGCCCGCGCTTCGGGTCGAGGGTGACGACCGTTTCCTGCTGGGCGCGGGCGGCGGCCCGCAGGCCGGGGGAGAGCAGGACCTGGAGCTGGACCAGGCGGAACTGGATGGCGGCGAGCACGCACCCGAGCCCGATGACCAGGAAGGTCACCCGCTCCGGGACGCTCTCTCGCTGCCACATGGGTGGGCCTCTTTCAGCGCTCCGCGGCGATCAATCCGCCGGCAGGGGGGGAAGACTGCGCCACGCTGCGCGTGGCGGCCGAATCTCCGGTGAGCCGGATCTTCACCGTATTCTCCGGGTCCGGAGGCACCAGGCCCAGCCGCGCGCGGCCGAGCTGCTCGATGCGCTTCAGGTTCGACAGGGTGGCGCGCTCCAGCTTCATCTGACGGTTCCATTCCGTGAGGCGGATCTTCTCGGCGCGCAGCTGCTCGATCTGGTAGCCGGTGCGGATGAACTCGATCTGCTGCCAGACGTAGAACAGGATCGGGATCAGCAATCCGGCGCAGATCCAGGCGAGCCGCCGGAGCTCCCGGGCGCGTGCCTCGTCACGCTCCTTCACCAGGTGCTGGTTCAGCACCACCCGGCGGGTCGCGTCGTGGCTCATGCCTGCTCCTCCCGCCGGCGCGCGGCACGCAGCCGGGCGCTGCGCGCGCGCGGATTGGCGCGCAGCTCGGCGTCCGATGGCCGCACTGCTTTGCGGTTCACGAGATCCACGATGCCGGGCGTGCCGCAGACGCAGCGCGGCAGCGACGGCGGACAGACGCAGTGCGGCACCAGCCGGACCAGGGTCTGCTTGACCTTGCGGTCCTCGAGCGAATGGAAGGCGATGAAGGCCGCCCTCCCGCCGGGGATAAGCAGGCGGCAGGCCTCCTCGATGAAGCGCTCGAGCCCTTCGAGCTCGTCATTGACGGCGATGCGCAGGGCCTGGAACACCCGTGTGGCCGGATGGATGCGACCGCTCGTGCGGGGAGAGGTCTTCTCGACGATGTTCGCCAGCTGTCTGGTGGTGCGGATCGGCTCGGCCGACCGGGCGCGCAGGATCGCCCGGGCCAGGCGCGGGGCGCGCGGCTCCTCGCCGTATTGCCGCAGCAGCCGTGTCAGCTCCGTCTCATCAACCGTCGCCAGCAGATCGGCCGCGGTCTCTCCCTGCGAGCGATCCAGCCGCATGTCGAGCGGGCCGTCGGCGGAAAAAGAAAAGCCGCGGCCGGGATCGTCCATCTGCAGGGAGGAGAAGCCGAAATCGGCCAGGATTGCGTCGACACGCCCGAGACCGCGCTCGGCGGCGATCCGGGACAGGTCACGATAGTCTGCGTGGATCGGCAGGAAGCGATCCTCGAAGTCGCGCAGCGCACCGGCGGCGCGCGCCAGCGATTCGGCGTCGCGATCCAGTCCCACCACCCGGCCGGAGGGGCCCACGGCCTCGAGCAGGGCCCGTGCGTGTCCGCCGCCGCCGACGGTACAATCGATCGCCATGCCGCCGCGCGGGACGGAAAGGAGATCGAGGCTTTCCCGCAGAAGCACGGGGCGGTGCGGAATGTCGGGCGGCTCGATCGAGTTGGTCATGGCGGCGGCTTCGCTGAGCAAGGCGCTCAAATCCCCAGGCTGGCCAGGATGCGGTGATCTTCCTCGGTGACCGGCTCCGAGCCCAGCTTGGCCTCGAAGCGATCGCGATTCCAGATGTCCAGGTAGCGCTGGTGCCCCAGGACCGCGACCTCGCCCGTCACCTCGGCCGCCTTGCGCAGCAGCGGCTGGATGACGATGCGCCCCTGGGCGTCGAAGCTTCCGATGGCGCCGTAGTAGTTGACGCGGTTCAGGAAGCGCATGATGGTCGGGTTCATGGAGGAGACGACGGAGACTTTCTTCTCGATCTCCAGCCAGATCGGCATCGGATAGATGCGGACGAACTCGCCGGAGAGGCTGGTGATGTAAACGTCCCGGCCGTATTGCTGCTCGATGAAGCTGCGGAAGGTGGATGGGATCTTAAGGCGCCCCTTCTCGTCGATCCTGGCGGGGGAGTTGCCTCTGAGCATGTGCCGATCCCTGGGAGAAATGCCGGCCCGGTCCGCCTGGGGGCGGCCGCCGGAGCCGGTAGCTCGGACACCGGAATTGAGCTGTCTGCTTCGTTAGGCTGTGGGGAGCCAAAGGGAATTTGGGTGGGCTATCCACTTAAGTCCACTTTGCTCCACGGGCGCGCATCATATTGAAGGTGCGCGCGGGGTGTCAACAGAAAAGTAGGGAGTTTTCTGTAGGGGATTGGCTGTGGTGGAGCTGGAAAAGATTTCGCGGTGCGGACCTCAAAGGTTGGTGGTGGCGTTCGGGGCGCCCCCATATCCGGTAGAGGGGCTGTGCTAGACTGCCGCACCATTCAGGAACCGGATTGATCCCCGGGCGTAGCGCAGGAGAAACCTTGGCCCCCAATCCCAGGCACCCCATGCTGACCGAGGACGTCGTGCGGCATCGTCTGCCGAACGGCCTCACGATCCTGGTGAAGGAGGAGCACTCCGCCCCCGTCGTGGCCATCAGCACGTGGGTCAAGGCGGGCTATTTCAACGAGACCGATGACGAAGTCGGCATCTCGCACGTCATCGAGCACATGTTCTTCAAGGGAACGCGCCGCCGCCCGCGCCCCGACCAGATCGCCTCCGAGGTGAAATCGCTGGGAGGCGAGATCAACGCCGGGACCTACTACGATTTCACCCACTACTACTTCGCCCTTCCCTCCGCCGAGTTCTCGCGCGGTCTCGAGATCCAGTCCGACGCGCTGCTGGATCCGCTGGTGGACCCGGTGGAGCTGGCGCGCGAGCTCGAGGCGATCATCCAGGAGGAGAAGCGCAAGCGCGACAATCCCGCCGCTTTCGCCCTCGAGAAGCTCAACGAGCTGGCCTACCGCGTGCACCGCATCCGGCGCTGGCGCATCGGCGAGGAGGCGGCGCTGCGCGGCTTCACGCGCGAGCGGCTGCTCGATTATTTCCGACGCAACTACACGCCGGAGAACCTGGTCCTGTCGGTGGCCGGGGACGTGCGAGCGGCGCAGGTGATCGAAGAGGGGACGCGCTGCCTCGGTGATCTGCCGCGCGGCGTCGGACCCGCCGCCGGCTCGCCGCCGGAGCCGCCGCAGGATGACTTCCGCTTCACGCTGCTGCGCGGGGACCTGAAGCGCGCCCACCTGGTCCTCGCCTTCCCGGCCCCACCGCTGTTCCATCCCGATGATCTCCCGAACCGCATCCTGGCGACGGTGCTGGGGCGCGGCCGCAGCAGCCGCCTGTTCCAGGAGGTCAAGGAGACGCGCGGCTGCGTCGAGTCGATCGGCGCGGGCGTGGAGACTTTCGCGGATCTTGGCATCTTCCGCATCACCGCGGAGACCGATCCCGGGAGGCTCGAGGAAGCGGCGCGCGCCATCGGCGGCGTGCTGCTGGGGATTCTCGCCGCCGGCCCGTCGGACGCCGAGATCGGAAGGGCGCGTAACGCGGTGGAGAGCCAGTACTACCATTCCCAGGCCGACGTGCTGGGCGTGGCGACGAACCTCGCCTATTACGAGGCTCTCGGAGACTATCGCCTGGCGGACGATTTCGTGCGGCGCCTCAAGGAGGTCACTCCGGATGCGGTGCGCGAGGGGGCCGGCCGGCTGCTGCTGCCGGAGCACGCTTCGCTGTTGGCTTACGTCCCTTCCGACAAATCGGCGGGTCTCGATGAAGCGGCGGCGCGTGCCTGTTTCGCGCGGGACGCCCGTCCTCTGGTCCCTTCCATGCCCTCCGTTCCGCAGCCGGTCGCCGTCGCGGCGCGGCGCGCCGCCGTGCCGCAGGGACCGAGGCGCTTTCCCCTCCCCGGCGGGGCCACCCTCCTGGTGGAGGAGATTCCGCGGCTGCCGGTCACCAGCGTGGTGCTCCTGTTCCGCGGCGGCCGCACGCATGAGCAGGCAGCCGACTCCGGAATCTCGCGCCTGGACCTGGCGGCGCTCTCGAAGGGGACGCGCACACGCGACGCGGCGCGCATCGCCGCCGAGATGGAATCGTACGGCTGCTCGCTGGAAAAGATCTTCGACGACGATTATCTGGGCGTGTCCATCTCGATTCTGTCGCGGCACCTCGCCGGGGGCGTCGGTCTGCTGTTCGACCTGGTCCGCAATCCCTCCTTTCCCGCGGAGGAGGTCGAGCGCGAGCGCCGCGTGCAGCTCTCCTCCATCGAGAGCCTGAAGGACCAGGCGATGGGGTATGCGGTCACGCTGCTGCGACAAGCCGCCTTCCCGGATCACCCTTATGGTCTGCCGTCCTACGGATCGCCCGAATCGGTGAGCGCGCTCACGCCCGCGGCCCTGGCCCGCTGGCATCACCGACTTTTCCGGCCCGATCGAATGGTGGTGGCGGTCGCCGGCGATCAGCCTGCCGAATCGGTGGGCGAGCTGATCACGCGCCAAATGGAGGGGTGGGCCCCGGAGGGGCCGGAGCTGCCGGAGGCCCCCGACGTGCCGGCGCTCGCAGAGATCTCGATCCGCGCCGAGTCGCGCCGGCGCAACCAGACGTTCCAGATGATCGGCTTTCCCTCGGTCAGTCTGGCCTCGGACGAGAAGTATCCTCTCGATCTCCTGCAGAGCTGTGTCTCGGGGCTGGGCGGGATCTTCTTCGAGGCGGTGCGCGGCAGGCGCGGCCTGGCCTACGTGGTGGGGGCCTCCAACATGTGCAAGCGCCTGGGAGGGTATTTCGTGGCCTACCTCGGCACCTCGCCCGACAAGGAGGAGGAGGCGAGGCGCATCCTGTTCGACGAGATCGGCCGGATCCGCTCGGAGGGAATCGCAGAGGAGGAGATCCTCCGCTCCCGCCGCTACCTGGTGGGGACCTATCCCTTCGCGCTGCAGACCGCCGCGGCGCGCGCTCTCTCCTATGCGGCGGCCGAGATCCAGGAGAAGAAGATGGAGGAGGTCCTGGAGTACCCGGCGCGGATCGGGTCGGTCTCGCACGAGCGGGTGGTGGAGGCGGCCCGCAGGACCCTGACCCTGGAGCGCTACGCGCTCGGCGTCTTGCGGGGGGAATGATGGAGCCGCCGGATACCCGCGAGATCCTGCGCCGCTACCGGAGCTTCGCCGTGGTGGGGCTGTCTCCGAGGCCGGAGCGCGACTCGCACCGCGTCGCGCGCTTCCTCCAGGATCACGGCTACCGGGTCATTCCGGTCTATCCCGGCGAAGCGGAGATCCTGGGAGAGCGCTGCTACTCCCGCCTGCAGGACATTCCTTTCCCGGTGGAGGTCGTCGATCTGTTCCGCCGCAGCGAAGCGGTTCCCCCTTTCGTGGACGACGCCATCGCCATCGGCGCGCAGGTGGTCTGGATGCAGATGGGCGTGGTGCACGAGGAGGCGGCGGCGCGGGCGCGCCGTGCCGGCTTGCTGGTGGTGATGGATCATTGCCCGGTCATCGAGTACCGGCGCCACTTCGGCGCGTCCCCAGCACCGCGCTGAAAAAAAACGGCCGGCGCCGGCCGGCCGTTCCCGATTCTTTCCCTGCTTATCGCTAGTTGCTGGAGGGCGTCGGCGCGTCCGGCGGCTTCGTCTCGGGCGCGGCGGGCGGTGCCGCTTCCTCGGCCGGAGCGACCGGCAGCGGCGGATGGATCGTCTCGTCGCCTCCGATCTTCTTCACCTCGACACGGCGGTTCTGGGCCTGGCCTTCCGGCGTGTTGTTGTCGGCCACCGGGTTCTCCGGACCGTACCCTTTCACCTCCATCCGCTTCGCGTCGATCCCCTTGGAGACGAAGTAGGTCTTCACCGCCTTGGCGCGATCCAGCGACAGGGCCCGGTTGAGCGATTCCGGCCCGCGGTTGTCGGTGTAGCCGCCGATCTCGACCCGGACATCGGACCAGTAACTGAGCGCCTGGACCGCTTCGTCGAGGGTCTTGGTGGCCTCGGGCTCGAGCACCGAGCTGCCCGACTTGAAGTTCACCTTCTCCAGGATGACCAGCGACAGCTTGTCCAGCCTGGGCGTCGGGCACCCCTTGGCATCCAGCGTCCAGCCCTTCGGCGTGCCGGGACACTCATCCAGCCCGTCGTAGACGCCGTCGCCGTCGGAGTCGGTCGGACAGCCCTTGGCGTCGACGACCGCCCCGGCGGGTGTTTTGTCGCACTGGTCGATGCCGTCGGGGACGCCGTCTTTGTCGGCGTCGAGCGGGCATCCCTTGGCGTCGACCTTGGCGCCGAACGGCGTGCCGTCGCAGGCATCCAGGCCGTCGAAGACGCCGTCCTGATCGGTGTCGATCGGGCAGCCGTCGGCGTCGACCTTCGCCCCCTTCAGCGTGTCGGCGCACTTGTCCTTGCCGTCGGGCACGCCGTCGCCATCGGCGTCGGTCGGACAACCTTTCTCGTCAACGGGCCACTTCTCGGGCGTGTCGGCGCAGGCATCGATGCCGTCGAAAACGCCGTCCTTATCCTGATCGTGGGGGCAGCCGAAACGGTCTACGATGGCACCCTTGGGAGTGTCCACGCACTTGTCGTGGACGTCCGAGATGCCGTCGCCGTCCTTGTCGGAAGGCGCGGCGCCGCCGAAGACCCCGACCAGGCCGACCGTAAGGATCTTGTTCCAGTAGATGTCGTTCACGGCGTACTCGATCGATCCTTCAGCACGCGCCGCGAGGTTGTCGGTGAAGAAGAAGCGCGTTCCCGCCCCGAACCCGATCGTCGTGGCGGCGGTGTTCCCGGTGGGCACCCAGCTCTCGCTCATCTTGAAATCGTGGTGCCCGACCTGCAGGAACACGAGCGGCTTCCAGCGGCGCCAGTCGGTAATGAAGTTGCCGACGGCGCGCAGGTTGTAGGAGTTCAGCTTGGCTCCCATCTTGGGATTGAATACGAAGTTGGCGGGTGGGTGCTCGGACAGCAGGGTGCTGGTCGGCTGCTGGATGTTGCTCTCGTTGGCGGTGGCGAAGCTGGCCTCGAATTCCAGCGCGGGGCGCCAGTTATAGCCGACGCGGATGCCGTAGGTGAAGGCGTTCTCCAGCTTCAGCTCGTTGGCGTAGAAGTTCGTGCCGCCGAAATAGCCGACCTCCCAGGAATTGTCGCGCGCCTGGGAGAAGGCCTCCGGGACGACGCAGGAAACCAGGACACAAGCCAGGGCCCAGAGCGACGCCTTCCGGATCATCAGGCACTCCTCTGCTGATTCCCGCGCCGGAATCATCGCCATCCGGCGACGCGCCAATACATCCTTGGTCGAGACGAGGGTGAAACTGTTTCGAAGAGCGCGAAATCTAGCACACGGGAAAAGTGCAAGTCAACGAGTTCCTGGGGTAAGCCCCTTTCCCATCTGCATTTCCACCGCA
This region includes:
- a CDS encoding penicillin-binding transpeptidase domain-containing protein; translation: MWQRESVPERVTFLVIGLGCVLAAIQFRLVQLQVLLSPGLRAAARAQQETVVTLDPKRGPIYDRNGRELALSIDVDSVYADPTEVENPTLAARRLASVLEVHAEDLKGKLKSGRRFVWVQRKITPAQRKAVEKLHLKGIYFVRESKRFYPKGSLAAHILGYAGVDNQGLNGLEYSLDSDVRGKPGFLVALRDGRGRRALGKSEQPPTSGKAVVLSIDEVIQHLAERELDDTVREHQARGGTAIVMRPSTGEILALANRPTFDPNAYGDAGDDARMNRAIGAIYEPGSTFKIVTAGAALEEKKVTPSTVIYCEHGAIKIGKFTIKEDRLPFDYLSVAQIVEKSSNVGSIKLAAMMPGTVFYHHITDFGFGATTGIDLPGEVKGILRPPSEWSGLSQASLAIGQEVGVTPLQSVTAMAAVAGGGILHRPWIVAGMIGEDGSLSRPTRSADPGRRVLSPGNAAALTAILEKVVTDGTGKAAAIPGYTVAGKTGTAQKIDESGHYSRGRYVASFSGFVPSRDPALAILVVVDEPHGGFHGGEIAAPAFARIALPALQHLGVLPEDGVVLDRNTEILASLKGFESLPGLPGRFAGRQAPRERHVRFVPLTPAEPRHATQAAESETIEMPDLTGRSVRDASLVLAQMGMTSTLSGHGAIVSSQDPPPGADVPSGSACTLVLSEEAP
- a CDS encoding cell division protein FtsL → MSHDATRRVVLNQHLVKERDEARARELRRLAWICAGLLIPILFYVWQQIEFIRTGYQIEQLRAEKIRLTEWNRQMKLERATLSNLKRIEQLGRARLGLVPPDPENTVKIRLTGDSAATRSVAQSSPPAGGLIAAER
- the rsmH gene encoding 16S rRNA (cytosine(1402)-N(4))-methyltransferase RsmH, which produces MLSEAAAMTNSIEPPDIPHRPVLLRESLDLLSVPRGGMAIDCTVGGGGHARALLEAVGPSGRVVGLDRDAESLARAAGALRDFEDRFLPIHADYRDLSRIAAERGLGRVDAILADFGFSSLQMDDPGRGFSFSADGPLDMRLDRSQGETAADLLATVDETELTRLLRQYGEEPRAPRLARAILRARSAEPIRTTRQLANIVEKTSPRTSGRIHPATRVFQALRIAVNDELEGLERFIEEACRLLIPGGRAAFIAFHSLEDRKVKQTLVRLVPHCVCPPSLPRCVCGTPGIVDLVNRKAVRPSDAELRANPRARSARLRAARRREEQA
- a CDS encoding division/cell wall cluster transcriptional repressor MraZ; this encodes MLRGNSPARIDEKGRLKIPSTFRSFIEQQYGRDVYITSLSGEFVRIYPMPIWLEIEKKVSVVSSMNPTIMRFLNRVNYYGAIGSFDAQGRIVIQPLLRKAAEVTGEVAVLGHQRYLDIWNRDRFEAKLGSEPVTEEDHRILASLGI
- a CDS encoding pitrilysin family protein, whose protein sequence is MAPNPRHPMLTEDVVRHRLPNGLTILVKEEHSAPVVAISTWVKAGYFNETDDEVGISHVIEHMFFKGTRRRPRPDQIASEVKSLGGEINAGTYYDFTHYYFALPSAEFSRGLEIQSDALLDPLVDPVELARELEAIIQEEKRKRDNPAAFALEKLNELAYRVHRIRRWRIGEEAALRGFTRERLLDYFRRNYTPENLVLSVAGDVRAAQVIEEGTRCLGDLPRGVGPAAGSPPEPPQDDFRFTLLRGDLKRAHLVLAFPAPPLFHPDDLPNRILATVLGRGRSSRLFQEVKETRGCVESIGAGVETFADLGIFRITAETDPGRLEEAARAIGGVLLGILAAGPSDAEIGRARNAVESQYYHSQADVLGVATNLAYYEALGDYRLADDFVRRLKEVTPDAVREGAGRLLLPEHASLLAYVPSDKSAGLDEAAARACFARDARPLVPSMPSVPQPVAVAARRAAVPQGPRRFPLPGGATLLVEEIPRLPVTSVVLLFRGGRTHEQAADSGISRLDLAALSKGTRTRDAARIAAEMESYGCSLEKIFDDDYLGVSISILSRHLAGGVGLLFDLVRNPSFPAEEVERERRVQLSSIESLKDQAMGYAVTLLRQAAFPDHPYGLPSYGSPESVSALTPAALARWHHRLFRPDRMVVAVAGDQPAESVGELITRQMEGWAPEGPELPEAPDVPALAEISIRAESRRRNQTFQMIGFPSVSLASDEKYPLDLLQSCVSGLGGIFFEAVRGRRGLAYVVGASNMCKRLGGYFVAYLGTSPDKEEEARRILFDEIGRIRSEGIAEEEILRSRRYLVGTYPFALQTAAARALSYAAAEIQEKKMEEVLEYPARIGSVSHERVVEAARRTLTLERYALGVLRGE
- a CDS encoding CoA-binding protein codes for the protein MEPPDTREILRRYRSFAVVGLSPRPERDSHRVARFLQDHGYRVIPVYPGEAEILGERCYSRLQDIPFPVEVVDLFRRSEAVPPFVDDAIAIGAQVVWMQMGVVHEEAAARARRAGLLVVMDHCPVIEYRRHFGASPAPR
- a CDS encoding OmpA family protein, which gives rise to MIRKASLWALACVLVSCVVPEAFSQARDNSWEVGYFGGTNFYANELKLENAFTYGIRVGYNWRPALEFEASFATANESNIQQPTSTLLSEHPPANFVFNPKMGAKLNSYNLRAVGNFITDWRRWKPLVFLQVGHHDFKMSESWVPTGNTAATTIGFGAGTRFFFTDNLAARAEGSIEYAVNDIYWNKILTVGLVGVFGGAAPSDKDGDGISDVHDKCVDTPKGAIVDRFGCPHDQDKDGVFDGIDACADTPEKWPVDEKGCPTDADGDGVPDGKDKCADTLKGAKVDADGCPIDTDQDGVFDGLDACDGTPFGAKVDAKGCPLDADKDGVPDGIDQCDKTPAGAVVDAKGCPTDSDGDGVYDGLDECPGTPKGWTLDAKGCPTPRLDKLSLVILEKVNFKSGSSVLEPEATKTLDEAVQALSYWSDVRVEIGGYTDNRGPESLNRALSLDRAKAVKTYFVSKGIDAKRMEVKGYGPENPVADNNTPEGQAQNRRVEVKKIGGDETIHPPLPVAPAEEAAPPAAPETKPPDAPTPSSN